A stretch of Calditrichota bacterium DNA encodes these proteins:
- a CDS encoding acyl-CoA dehydrogenase, translating to MLLNPKTESFDHLDETSRELIKKTIQFFEDRGKERLKKDDHERIWYEDFLNFVKEEKLFATFLTNQPGETGSIRWDTTRNCVINEILGFYGLSYWYTWQVTILGLGPIWMSGNDLVKTKTAELLQQGAIFAFGLSEKEHGADLYSSEMKLTETTSGEYLADGSKYYIGNANKAALVSTFGKFDKSDDDYVFFVVDPQHEKYDLVKNIVNSQNYVAEYKLQSYPVKEEDILSKGRDAWDTSLNTVNVGKFNLGWASIGICTHAYYEALNHASKRNLFNHYVTDFHHIKLIFVDAYVRLIAMKLFASRAIDYMRSASKKDRRYLLFNPMVKMKVTTQGEEVMDLLWDVIAAKGFEKDMYFEMAVRDIRALPKLEGTVHVNMALIIKFMANYFFKPGQFPEIGSVNQPANDDFLFNQGATKGLSRIKFHDYKIAYNSINLPNIKIFKRQIRQLKILLAVARPGKEQIKDFDFLLNLGELFTLVVYGQLIIENTNLCKVDHDLVDQIFDFIIRDFSKFALNLHNKTNSTFLQRKICKRMIQRPAVNTERFEKIMKNYVMSSANIYEMNK from the coding sequence ATGTTACTTAACCCCAAAACAGAATCATTTGATCATCTTGATGAAACCAGCCGGGAACTAATCAAAAAAACTATCCAATTTTTTGAAGACCGGGGTAAGGAGCGTCTTAAAAAAGATGATCATGAGCGGATATGGTACGAGGATTTTTTAAATTTCGTAAAAGAGGAAAAGCTTTTTGCCACTTTTCTAACCAATCAACCAGGAGAAACAGGATCTATCCGCTGGGACACAACCCGCAATTGTGTAATAAATGAAATTCTCGGTTTTTATGGCTTGAGTTACTGGTATACCTGGCAGGTAACTATTTTAGGCCTTGGCCCGATCTGGATGAGTGGCAATGATTTAGTTAAAACCAAAACTGCAGAATTATTACAACAAGGTGCAATATTTGCTTTTGGTCTCTCAGAAAAAGAGCATGGCGCCGATCTTTATTCCAGTGAAATGAAATTGACAGAAACTACCTCTGGCGAATACCTCGCTGATGGTAGTAAATATTATATTGGAAATGCCAATAAAGCCGCTCTCGTTTCTACCTTTGGTAAATTTGATAAAAGCGATGACGATTATGTTTTTTTTGTTGTTGATCCACAACATGAAAAGTATGATCTGGTTAAGAATATTGTTAATTCTCAAAACTATGTAGCTGAATACAAACTTCAGAGCTATCCGGTTAAAGAAGAGGATATACTTTCTAAAGGCCGTGATGCCTGGGATACATCTTTAAATACTGTCAATGTTGGCAAGTTTAATTTGGGTTGGGCATCGATTGGTATTTGCACACATGCGTATTACGAAGCATTGAACCACGCTTCCAAACGGAACCTGTTTAATCATTATGTTACAGACTTTCATCATATAAAACTTATATTTGTAGATGCCTATGTACGCTTAATTGCCATGAAACTTTTTGCTTCCCGGGCGATTGATTATATGCGATCTGCTTCTAAAAAAGATAGACGCTATTTGCTTTTTAATCCTATGGTAAAAATGAAAGTAACAACCCAGGGCGAAGAAGTTATGGATTTGCTGTGGGATGTTATTGCGGCCAAAGGTTTTGAAAAAGATATGTATTTTGAAATGGCGGTACGTGATATCCGTGCCTTGCCTAAGCTGGAAGGAACGGTGCATGTAAATATGGCCCTGATTATCAAGTTTATGGCAAATTACTTTTTTAAACCGGGACAGTTTCCGGAAATAGGATCGGTAAATCAACCAGCCAATGATGATTTTTTATTTAATCAGGGAGCAACAAAAGGCCTAAGCAGAATAAAATTCCATGATTATAAAATTGCCTATAACAGTATAAATCTTCCAAATATTAAAATCTTTAAGCGCCAAATTCGTCAGCTAAAAATATTATTGGCGGTTGCACGTCCAGGCAAAGAACAGATCAAGGATTTTGATTTCCTTCTTAACCTGGGTGAGTTATTTACTTTGGTTGTCTATGGGCAGCTTATTATAGAAAATACGAATCTCTGCAAAGTTGATCATGATCTTGTTGACCAGATATTTGATTTTATTATTCGTGATTTTTCGAAGTTTGCTTTAAACCTGCACAACAAAACCAATAGCACTTTTTTGCAACGGAAAATCTGTAAACGTATGATTCAAAGGCCGGCTGTTAATACTGAAAGATTTGAAAAAATTATGAAAAATTATGTGATGTCATCGGCCAATATTTATGAAATGAATAAATGA
- a CDS encoding HAMP domain-containing histidine kinase, which yields MQLDKQKALILQTSDETAANHLTAVLSELDIPYKERQNFDDLRSVMYEEKFETLILFIQDIESKELASFFKSIDKEKETLLIFGIGPKHKTKPVYFDFYITDEEIIDSVTLYPVLEGIFEITQKVKNQSELSSMLIHDMRSPMQSILSYLELLQGEVFGVLNDGQQQMIKNSLRLQDQILDMLNELGDVMRFENKTFQLFKSKFKVKELLQEVVQALWIQADKKNIKFSISISDEERVIFADRLALNRVFTNVLSNAIRFSPKNGAVRIDCLCSHSTDGKTSCQVKITDSGPGIKEEDAALIFDKFYRIRRLKTSKGFGLGLYVSRLFVEAHGGKIGVYNNREGGSTFHFQIPVL from the coding sequence ATGCAACTGGATAAACAGAAGGCATTAATCCTTCAAACATCGGATGAAACTGCCGCAAACCACCTAACCGCGGTTTTATCTGAGTTGGATATCCCATATAAGGAACGACAAAACTTTGATGATTTAAGATCTGTGATGTATGAAGAGAAATTTGAGACACTGATTCTTTTTATACAAGACATAGAATCAAAAGAGTTGGCCTCCTTTTTTAAAAGTATTGATAAAGAGAAAGAAACTCTCCTAATATTTGGCATTGGACCAAAACATAAAACAAAACCTGTATATTTTGATTTTTATATCACTGATGAAGAAATAATCGATTCAGTAACTCTTTATCCTGTATTGGAAGGCATTTTTGAAATAACCCAAAAAGTAAAAAACCAGTCCGAATTATCCAGCATGCTTATTCATGATATGCGATCGCCAATGCAAAGTATTCTAAGTTACCTGGAGCTTTTACAGGGCGAAGTATTTGGCGTTCTAAATGACGGTCAGCAGCAGATGATAAAAAACAGTCTCCGTCTGCAAGATCAGATTTTGGATATGCTGAATGAACTTGGCGATGTAATGCGTTTTGAAAATAAAACCTTTCAATTATTCAAATCCAAGTTTAAAGTAAAAGAATTATTGCAGGAAGTTGTCCAGGCTTTATGGATCCAGGCCGATAAAAAAAATATAAAATTTAGTATCTCAATTTCCGACGAAGAGCGTGTAATTTTTGCAGATCGGCTTGCCCTTAACCGGGTTTTTACAAACGTTCTTTCAAATGCAATTCGCTTTTCACCAAAAAATGGTGCTGTCCGTATAGATTGCCTTTGTTCTCATTCCACAGATGGTAAAACATCGTGCCAGGTAAAAATAACAGACAGCGGGCCCGGGATTAAAGAAGAAGATGCGGCCCTGATTTTTGACAAATTTTATCGTATCCGCCGTTTAAAAACCTCCAAAGGTTTTGGCCTGGGACTCTATGTATCAAGATTGTTTGTTGAGGCCCACGGCGGAAAAATTGGTGTCTATAATAATCGTGAAGGCGGCTCTACATTTCATTTCCAGATACCGGTTCTTTAA
- the groL gene encoding chaperonin GroEL (60 kDa chaperone family; promotes refolding of misfolded polypeptides especially under stressful conditions; forms two stacked rings of heptamers to form a barrel-shaped 14mer; ends can be capped by GroES; misfolded proteins enter the barrel where they are refolded when GroES binds), giving the protein MSKEILFDAEAFGKLKKGIDVLARTVKVTLGPKGKNVVIDKKFGAPTVTKDGVTVAKEIELDDSFENMGAQMVKEVASKTSDVAGDGTTTATVLAQAIFTQGLKNVIAGSNPTELKRGIDKAVLEVVKNLKGMSRDVAGKEEIAQVGSISANNDPTIGDLIADAMDKVGKDGVITVEEAKSIETSLDVVEGMQFDRGYISPYFVTDSESMEAVMETPNILIYDKKISAMKDLLPILEKSAQTGKPLMIIAEDIDGEALATLVVNKLRGTLKVAAVKAPGFGDRRKAMLEDIAILTGGRVISEETGFKLESASLDDLGTAATVTIDKDNTTIVEGAGSGDDIKGRVSMIRSQIENTSSDYDREKLQERLAKLAGGVALIKIGAATEVEMKEKKARVEDALHATRAAVEEGIVPGGGVALLRSIAALDGLKLDGDQQIGVDIVRRSLEEPMRQIVANSGLEGSVIVHKVKEGKDAFGFNAATEEYEDLIKAGVLDPTKVTRSALENAASVSGLLLMTEALITDKPEESAPAMPAMPPGGGMPGGMGGMY; this is encoded by the coding sequence ATGTCCAAAGAGATATTATTTGATGCCGAAGCGTTCGGCAAGTTAAAAAAAGGGATCGATGTACTGGCCCGTACTGTGAAAGTGACCCTTGGCCCAAAAGGCAAAAATGTGGTTATCGATAAAAAGTTTGGCGCACCAACCGTTACTAAAGACGGCGTGACAGTGGCCAAAGAAATCGAACTCGATGACTCATTTGAAAACATGGGCGCACAGATGGTGAAAGAAGTTGCCTCTAAAACAAGCGATGTGGCCGGTGACGGAACAACAACTGCAACCGTTTTGGCGCAGGCCATTTTTACACAAGGCCTCAAAAATGTTATCGCCGGGTCTAACCCAACCGAACTAAAACGCGGGATTGATAAAGCCGTTTTGGAAGTAGTAAAAAACCTTAAAGGCATGTCACGCGATGTGGCCGGTAAAGAAGAGATCGCCCAGGTAGGCTCTATCTCTGCCAACAACGATCCGACCATTGGCGATTTAATTGCCGATGCCATGGACAAAGTGGGCAAAGACGGCGTGATCACTGTTGAAGAGGCCAAGTCTATCGAGACCAGCCTGGATGTTGTGGAAGGTATGCAGTTCGACCGTGGATACATTTCCCCATATTTTGTAACCGATAGCGAAAGCATGGAAGCGGTTATGGAAACCCCGAATATTTTAATCTATGACAAAAAGATCAGCGCTATGAAAGACCTGCTGCCGATCCTTGAAAAAAGTGCCCAGACAGGCAAACCGCTGATGATCATCGCGGAAGATATTGATGGCGAAGCATTGGCTACGTTGGTTGTAAATAAGTTGCGCGGTACATTAAAAGTTGCTGCGGTTAAAGCGCCTGGTTTTGGTGATCGTCGCAAAGCCATGTTGGAAGACATCGCCATTTTGACCGGCGGCCGTGTGATTTCCGAAGAGACCGGTTTTAAACTGGAAAGTGCTTCTCTGGATGATTTGGGAACTGCCGCGACAGTGACCATCGATAAAGACAACACTACGATTGTTGAAGGTGCCGGTTCTGGTGATGACATCAAAGGCCGTGTCAGCATGATCCGTTCACAAATTGAAAATACATCTTCTGATTATGACCGTGAGAAGTTGCAGGAGCGTTTGGCAAAATTGGCCGGCGGTGTTGCGCTAATCAAAATTGGCGCTGCCACAGAAGTTGAGATGAAAGAAAAGAAAGCCCGCGTTGAAGATGCGCTTCATGCTACCCGTGCGGCTGTTGAAGAAGGAATTGTTCCCGGTGGCGGTGTTGCCCTGCTTCGCTCGATTGCAGCATTGGATGGTTTAAAGCTTGATGGCGACCAGCAAATTGGTGTGGATATCGTACGCCGCAGTCTGGAAGAGCCGATGCGTCAGATTGTTGCCAACTCCGGTTTGGAAGGCAGCGTTATCGTGCATAAAGTAAAAGAAGGCAAAGATGCTTTTGGTTTCAACGCAGCAACTGAAGAGTATGAAGACCTTATCAAAGCCGGTGTTTTGGACCCGACCAAAGTTACACGCAGTGCTTTGGAAAATGCGGCCTCAGTTTCCGGATTGTTATTAATGACCGAAGCCTTGATTACCGACAAGCCTGAAGAGTCTGCTCCGGCTATGCCAGCTATGCCTCCGGGTGGTGGTATGCCAGGCGGTATGGGCGGTATGTACTAA
- a CDS encoding TonB-dependent receptor: MLKNAVILSLIIPIVLFAQSGKIIGSVGDESTKEALFGANIVVLDESLGGSSAEDGTFIINDIPVGSYRIEVSFIGYVSQTFTDIIVRSSKPVTLKIELKPQNLESEAIVVSAGYFSEEKLTQSSVFNLQREEIRRFPGGFEDIVRTVTVLPGISINPAGGRNDLLVRGGGPSENLYIVNNIEVPNINHFNTQGSSSGSLSFINLDFVDDVKFSSGGFAARYGEKMSSILELNMSQGREDRFGGKALVSATQFGLNIEGPLLQNGNYIFSARKSYLDLIFKAAGLPFIPVYTDYNLITNYQISPANSLSFLSLIAVDNVDRNLDNLENRTKNARLLDNQQNQFINGMNWRHLHQNGFSDVTLSATLFSYRFSQADNNSIEYFNSKADELEYAAKFQSFSKINSDLDLRFGLTAKLLNNNNNTTFADSIFNRSGKRIAVNDLGINQKQIIDLWSQNYAAFVETNWNLNKNINLNLGLRINYYKVLEVPFYVAPRLGLKFQLNEKQSFKLNYGDYYQAPSNVWLINSKNKNLTALQNRMTILGWDYLVASDVRLTTELYYKKYSGLPVGILPGRTDYIVMSNTGSSYGGVEDDFQSFGFFDLKPEGTGQAYGFEILLQKKFSDVPIYGKASYSYGKSELKAFNRKTYPTRFDQRHIFNISGGYKIGSKWEVSGKFSYFSGIPYTPVYIPSKNETSPGSIQNLPEEYLSKRLDSGHHLDIRADRYFYFNNWTLIAFIDIQNVYNFKIPIRPQYDFWEDKIKTSSSLGILPSIGISAEF, from the coding sequence ATGTTAAAAAATGCAGTTATACTCTCCCTGATAATACCAATAGTACTATTTGCCCAAAGTGGGAAGATAATTGGATCGGTTGGTGACGAATCTACAAAAGAGGCTCTTTTCGGGGCGAATATTGTTGTTTTGGATGAGAGTCTGGGTGGATCAAGCGCGGAAGATGGAACATTTATAATAAACGATATTCCGGTTGGATCATATAGAATTGAAGTATCTTTTATTGGATATGTAAGCCAAACTTTTACAGATATCATCGTGAGGTCAAGTAAACCGGTAACGTTGAAAATTGAATTAAAACCACAAAATCTTGAGAGCGAAGCAATAGTTGTAAGTGCGGGTTATTTTAGTGAAGAGAAACTGACCCAATCGAGCGTTTTCAATTTACAGCGAGAGGAAATTCGCCGTTTTCCTGGGGGCTTTGAAGACATTGTGCGAACAGTGACTGTGTTACCCGGAATTAGTATCAATCCTGCAGGTGGAAGAAATGATTTACTGGTAAGGGGTGGTGGCCCATCGGAAAATTTGTATATAGTTAATAATATTGAAGTTCCAAATATCAATCATTTTAATACGCAAGGATCCAGTAGCGGCAGTTTAAGTTTTATTAATCTCGATTTTGTTGACGATGTGAAATTTTCAAGTGGTGGTTTTGCTGCCCGCTATGGCGAGAAAATGTCTTCGATTTTAGAGTTAAATATGTCCCAGGGCCGTGAAGATAGGTTCGGAGGAAAAGCACTTGTTTCGGCAACTCAGTTTGGATTAAATATTGAAGGTCCACTTCTACAAAATGGAAACTATATTTTTTCAGCTCGAAAAAGCTACTTGGACCTTATTTTTAAAGCAGCCGGTTTACCATTCATTCCTGTTTATACGGATTATAATTTAATAACCAATTATCAAATCTCTCCGGCAAATTCTCTTTCTTTTCTTAGTCTTATCGCAGTGGACAATGTAGACAGAAATCTGGATAACCTTGAAAACCGTACTAAAAATGCCCGCCTTTTGGATAACCAGCAAAACCAATTTATAAATGGGATGAACTGGCGTCATTTACATCAAAACGGTTTTTCTGATGTAACACTTAGCGCAACCTTGTTTAGTTATAGATTTAGCCAGGCGGATAACAATAGCATTGAATACTTTAACAGCAAAGCGGATGAATTGGAATATGCTGCTAAATTCCAAAGCTTCTCGAAAATAAACTCAGATTTAGATCTACGATTTGGATTGACAGCCAAATTATTAAATAACAATAATAATACAACATTTGCGGACTCTATATTTAACAGGAGTGGAAAGAGAATTGCTGTAAATGATTTGGGGATTAATCAAAAACAAATAATTGATTTATGGTCGCAAAACTATGCAGCATTCGTAGAAACTAATTGGAACCTCAATAAAAACATTAATTTAAACCTAGGTTTAAGAATTAATTATTATAAAGTTTTGGAGGTTCCATTTTATGTCGCGCCACGTTTGGGTTTAAAATTTCAATTAAATGAAAAGCAATCATTTAAACTCAATTATGGTGATTACTACCAGGCGCCATCTAATGTCTGGTTAATTAATTCCAAAAATAAAAACTTGACAGCGCTCCAAAATCGAATGACCATTTTAGGATGGGATTATTTAGTTGCTTCGGATGTACGCTTAACTACCGAGCTTTATTATAAGAAGTATTCAGGATTACCAGTTGGAATTTTACCCGGCAGGACAGATTATATTGTAATGTCCAATACGGGTTCCAGTTATGGTGGTGTAGAAGATGACTTTCAATCGTTTGGCTTTTTTGATTTGAAACCAGAAGGAACGGGGCAGGCCTATGGATTTGAAATTCTTCTTCAAAAGAAATTTTCCGACGTTCCTATATATGGGAAGGCAAGTTATTCTTATGGAAAAAGTGAACTTAAAGCCTTTAACAGAAAAACATATCCAACACGTTTTGATCAACGCCATATCTTCAATATATCCGGTGGGTACAAGATTGGTTCAAAGTGGGAAGTAAGTGGGAAATTTAGTTATTTTTCAGGAATACCCTACACGCCGGTGTATATCCCATCAAAAAATGAAACATCTCCTGGATCTATCCAAAATTTACCTGAAGAATATCTTTCTAAAAGATTGGATAGTGGGCATCATCTTGATATTCGTGCCGATCGTTATTTTTATTTTAATAATTGGACTTTAATAGCATTTATCGATATACAAAATGTTTACAATTTTAAAATTCCAATTCGTCCACAATATGATTTTTGGGAAGATAAAATTAAAACCTCCAGTTCTCTTGGAATATTACCGTCAATAGGAATTAGCGCTGAGTTTTAA
- a CDS encoding deoxyribodipyrimidine photo-lyase — MRINIFWFRRDLRFEDNIALYHALSYGYKVLPIFIFDQNILNKLEITDPRVNFIYDTLHLMNNELKTHKSGLKIFFGDPYKVWQKIISEYQVAGVYTNKDYEPYARDRDEIIKTLLESNNIDFFTYKDQVLFEENEISKDDGNPYTVFTPYKNKWLRSFDIPSILPLPRIRFQNFYNFVGDFPEISDIGFYRSQIKVLDFDLSDLEKYHHTRDFPAADGSNLGPHLRFGTISIRKIIEQLKPGTEIFLSELIWREFFKQILFHFPRVVKGNFKTKYDKIAWLNNERDFQKWCNGETGYPIVDAGMRQLNETGYMHNRVRMITASFLVKHLLVDWRWGEAYFATKLLDYDLSSNNGNWQWAAGTGCDAAPYFRVFNPLEQAKKFDKNNEYIIRWLPEFKNNQNYIEPIIEHSFARKRALETYKAGLT; from the coding sequence ATGAGAATAAATATTTTTTGGTTTAGGCGAGATTTAAGGTTCGAGGACAATATTGCATTATATCATGCGCTCTCTTACGGATACAAAGTACTTCCCATATTTATTTTTGATCAAAATATTCTCAACAAACTTGAAATAACCGATCCACGCGTAAATTTTATTTATGACACACTACATTTGATGAATAATGAATTAAAAACACATAAAAGTGGTCTCAAAATATTTTTTGGTGATCCTTATAAAGTTTGGCAAAAAATAATTTCGGAATACCAGGTAGCAGGAGTTTACACAAATAAGGATTATGAACCATATGCGCGAGACCGGGATGAAATAATCAAAACATTGTTGGAATCAAATAATATTGATTTTTTTACATATAAAGATCAGGTGTTGTTTGAGGAAAATGAAATTTCAAAGGATGATGGAAATCCGTATACAGTTTTTACACCGTATAAAAATAAATGGTTAAGATCTTTTGACATTCCAAGTATACTGCCTTTACCGAGAATTCGGTTTCAAAATTTCTATAACTTTGTGGGAGATTTTCCAGAAATATCGGATATAGGATTTTACAGGTCACAAATAAAAGTTTTAGATTTTGATTTATCTGATTTAGAAAAATACCATCATACCAGGGATTTCCCCGCTGCTGATGGAAGCAATTTAGGTCCACACCTGCGCTTTGGAACCATAAGTATCAGGAAAATAATAGAACAATTAAAACCCGGAACGGAAATATTTTTAAGTGAATTAATCTGGCGCGAATTTTTTAAACAAATTCTTTTTCATTTTCCAAGGGTAGTAAAAGGAAATTTTAAAACAAAATATGATAAGATTGCCTGGTTAAACAATGAAAGGGATTTTCAAAAATGGTGTAACGGAGAAACTGGATACCCAATAGTTGATGCCGGAATGCGCCAGCTAAATGAAACGGGATATATGCATAATCGTGTAAGGATGATTACGGCAAGTTTTCTTGTAAAACATTTACTGGTTGACTGGCGTTGGGGAGAGGCATATTTTGCAACTAAATTGTTGGATTATGACCTTTCTTCCAATAACGGGAATTGGCAATGGGCTGCTGGAACTGGATGTGATGCTGCTCCATATTTCCGTGTTTTTAACCCATTAGAGCAAGCAAAAAAGTTTGATAAGAATAATGAATATATTATTCGTTGGTTACCGGAATTCAAAAATAATCAAAACTACATCGAACCCATTATTGAACATTCGTTTGCCAGGAAACGGGCACTTGAAACATATAAAGCCGGGTTGACTTAA
- a CDS encoding SRPBCC family protein → MAVFQFYKEQKISASIDKVWDFISSPYNLKRITPEHMQFNITYRNLAAKIYPGMIIHYTVKPLLGLKMTWVTEITHVKEGEYFVDEQRVGPYKIWHHEHKLVEIEKGVLMTDLITYEPPFSILGKIANKLFIQRDLEKIFNYRTQSMIKIFGEYTK, encoded by the coding sequence ATGGCAGTTTTTCAGTTTTATAAAGAACAAAAAATATCGGCTTCTATAGATAAAGTGTGGGATTTTATTTCATCACCATATAATCTTAAACGTATAACCCCAGAACATATGCAGTTTAATATTACATATAGAAACTTGGCAGCAAAGATTTATCCCGGGATGATTATTCATTATACAGTTAAACCACTTTTAGGTTTAAAGATGACTTGGGTTACAGAAATCACACATGTAAAAGAAGGTGAATATTTTGTGGATGAACAGCGCGTTGGACCATATAAAATATGGCATCACGAACATAAGCTGGTCGAAATTGAAAAAGGTGTATTGATGACTGATTTGATAACTTATGAGCCGCCATTTTCAATTCTTGGGAAAATAGCAAATAAACTGTTTATTCAAAGAGATCTTGAAAAAATATTTAATTACAGAACACAATCAATGATTAAAATATTTGGTGAGTATACAAAATGA
- a CDS encoding SDR family oxidoreductase yields MKILITGTTGYIGKRLLMKLLENGHEVICCARDKSRFNTPQEFKNQIEVLETDFLNRSSLSKIPKNIDGAYYLIHSMSSGNNFQELEKKSAKNFREALSNTNVRHVVYLSGIVNESTLSKHLKSRKVVEEELALGDYHLTTLRAGIIIGSGSASFEIIRDLVEKLPIMIAPKWLNTKSQPIGIRDVISILINTLFNEATFNKNFDIGGPDIISYKDMLLGYAKIRQLKRWIFTVPVMTPQLSSYWLFFITSTSFKLAVALVNSMKIEIVCRESDINKISSVTPVGYQESLKRTFSAYEKKEIVSGWRDSLVSGNFNRNLSDFFQVPTFGCFVDKRTISIKDHNRTLNKIWQIGGDTGWYYANWLWGFRGVIDKLFGGIGLRRSRTSMNRINPGDAIDFWRVIYADRFAGTLLLFAEMKLPGEAWLEFKIENKILFLTATFQPKGLLGRLYWYALVPFHNIIFNGMIKRIAS; encoded by the coding sequence ATGAAAATACTTATCACCGGAACAACAGGATATATAGGTAAAAGGCTTCTAATGAAGTTACTGGAAAATGGACACGAGGTAATCTGTTGTGCTAGGGATAAAAGTAGGTTCAATACCCCTCAAGAATTCAAAAATCAAATAGAAGTTTTGGAAACGGATTTCTTAAACAGGTCATCCTTATCAAAAATCCCAAAGAACATTGATGGCGCTTATTACCTGATTCACTCAATGTCGTCGGGAAATAATTTCCAGGAGCTCGAGAAAAAATCAGCAAAAAATTTTAGAGAAGCTTTGTCTAATACAAATGTTAGGCATGTGGTTTATCTATCTGGTATTGTAAATGAAAGTACTTTATCAAAGCATCTAAAATCCAGAAAAGTTGTTGAAGAGGAATTGGCGCTCGGAGACTATCATTTAACGACTCTTCGTGCAGGAATTATTATTGGCTCTGGTAGTGCATCGTTTGAAATAATTCGTGATCTGGTAGAAAAACTGCCAATTATGATAGCTCCAAAATGGTTAAATACGAAAAGCCAGCCAATCGGAATTCGTGATGTAATAAGTATTCTTATTAACACTCTTTTTAATGAAGCCACTTTTAACAAAAACTTTGATATTGGTGGACCTGATATAATTTCATATAAAGATATGCTGCTGGGATATGCAAAAATAAGGCAGCTTAAAAGGTGGATATTTACTGTTCCGGTAATGACGCCACAGCTTTCTTCATATTGGTTGTTTTTTATCACTTCTACGTCATTTAAACTTGCTGTTGCTTTGGTAAATAGTATGAAAATAGAAATTGTATGCAGAGAAAGTGATATCAATAAAATTTCTTCAGTTACACCCGTTGGTTATCAAGAAAGTTTGAAACGCACCTTTTCGGCATACGAAAAAAAGGAAATAGTTTCAGGGTGGCGTGATTCACTGGTCAGTGGAAATTTTAACCGTAATCTTTCTGATTTTTTCCAGGTTCCAACATTTGGCTGTTTTGTTGATAAGCGCACTATTTCTATTAAAGATCATAATCGAACGCTAAATAAAATCTGGCAAATTGGCGGTGACACCGGGTGGTATTATGCTAATTGGCTTTGGGGCTTTCGGGGTGTAATAGATAAACTGTTTGGCGGAATTGGGTTAAGGCGGAGCCGCACTTCTATGAACAGAATTAATCCTGGTGATGCGATTGATTTTTGGCGGGTAATTTATGCCGATCGTTTTGCTGGAACGCTTTTGCTGTTTGCAGAAATGAAGTTACCGGGAGAAGCATGGCTGGAGTTCAAAATTGAAAATAAAATTTTATTCTTAACTGCTACCTTTCAACCAAAAGGTCTTTTAGGAAGACTGTATTGGTATGCTTTAGTACCTTTCCACAATATAATTTTTAATGGCATGATAAAAAGAATAGCGAGTTAG